The following coding sequences lie in one Erwinia amylovora genomic window:
- the leuB gene encoding 3-isopropylmalate dehydrogenase, whose amino-acid sequence MSRTYHIAVLPGDGIGPEVMAQASKVLDAIRQRFDLRITTSEYDVGGIAIDRHGVPLPDSTVKGCEQADAILFGSVGGPKWEHLPPAEQPERGALLPLRKHFKLFSNLRPASLYQGLEDFCPLRRDIADRGFDILVVRELTGGIYFGQPKGREGSGMHERAFDTEVYYRFEIERIARIAFESARKRRHKVTSIDKANVLQSSILWREIVSEVAQDYPDVALSHMYIDNATMQLIKAPSQFDVMLCSNLFGDILSDECAMITGSMGMLPSASLNEQGFGLFEPAGGSAPDIAGKNIANPVAQILSLALLLRYSLDAAAAADAIERAINRALEEGHRTGDLAGNGKAIGTDEMGSVIARFIREA is encoded by the coding sequence ATGTCCCGTACTTACCATATTGCAGTGTTACCCGGTGACGGCATCGGCCCGGAAGTGATGGCTCAGGCCAGCAAGGTGCTCGACGCTATCCGCCAGCGCTTTGATCTGCGTATCACTACCAGCGAATACGACGTCGGCGGTATTGCTATCGACCGTCACGGCGTGCCGCTGCCGGACAGCACGGTAAAAGGCTGTGAGCAGGCCGATGCCATCCTGTTTGGCTCGGTCGGCGGGCCAAAGTGGGAACATCTGCCCCCGGCAGAACAGCCCGAACGCGGCGCGCTGCTGCCGCTGCGTAAACACTTTAAGCTGTTCAGCAACCTGCGTCCGGCCAGCCTGTACCAGGGGCTGGAGGATTTTTGCCCGCTGCGTCGGGATATTGCCGATCGCGGCTTCGATATTCTGGTGGTGCGCGAGCTGACCGGCGGGATCTACTTTGGTCAGCCGAAGGGCCGCGAAGGCAGCGGGATGCATGAACGCGCCTTTGATACCGAAGTCTATTACCGCTTTGAAATCGAGCGCATTGCACGTATTGCCTTTGAATCAGCGCGTAAACGCCGTCACAAAGTGACCTCGATTGACAAAGCCAACGTGCTGCAATCCTCCATTCTCTGGCGTGAAATCGTGAGTGAGGTGGCACAGGATTACCCGGATGTTGCGTTAAGCCATATGTATATCGACAACGCCACCATGCAGCTAATCAAAGCGCCATCGCAGTTCGACGTGATGCTGTGCTCGAATCTGTTCGGCGATATCCTGTCGGATGAATGCGCGATGATCACCGGTTCAATGGGCATGCTGCCTTCCGCCAGCCTTAACGAGCAGGGCTTTGGCCTGTTCGAACCGGCAGGCGGCTCCGCACCGGATATCGCCGGTAAAAACATCGCCAACCCGGTGGCGCAAATTCTGTCGCTGGCGCTGCTGCTGCGCTACAGTCTGGATGCAGCCGCAGCGGCCGACGCCATTGAGCGGGCGATCAACCGGGCGCTGGAAGAGGGTCACCGTACCGGAGACCTGGCCGGAAACGGCAAGGCCATCGGCACCGATGAAATGGGCAGCGTGATTGCCCGATTTATTCGCGAAGCATAA
- the thiB gene encoding thiamine ABC transporter substrate binding subunit, translated as MLKNWLPLLALFSLPCLAAKDTLTVYTYDSFAADWGPGPAVKKAFEARCNCELKFVALEDGVSLLNRLRMEGKNSKADVVLGLDNNLLDAAEKTGLFAPSNVDTAASTVPGGWHNRTFIPYDYGWFAFVYDKSKLPNPPKSLKELVESDRPLKVIYEDPRTSTPGLGLLLWMQKVYGDNSQQAWQQLSKKTVTVTKGWSEAYGLFLKGESDMVLSYSSSPAYHLIEEKKDRYAAADFSEGHYLQVEVVGQLKASQQPQLAQQFMQFVLSQPFQQHMASGNWMYPAMKTPLPEGFAALTVPKTTLQYGPQDVARQRSQWIGEWQRAVSR; from the coding sequence GTGTTAAAAAATTGGTTACCTCTGCTGGCGCTGTTCTCCCTGCCCTGCCTGGCGGCGAAAGATACGTTAACCGTCTATACCTACGACTCCTTCGCGGCCGACTGGGGCCCTGGCCCGGCGGTCAAAAAAGCGTTCGAAGCCCGGTGCAACTGCGAGCTGAAATTCGTGGCGCTGGAAGATGGCGTCTCGCTGCTCAACCGCCTGCGCATGGAAGGCAAAAACAGCAAGGCCGATGTGGTTCTGGGGCTGGACAATAACCTGCTGGACGCCGCAGAAAAGACCGGGCTGTTTGCCCCGTCCAACGTCGATACGGCCGCCAGCACCGTCCCCGGCGGCTGGCACAACCGCACCTTTATTCCTTATGACTACGGCTGGTTTGCCTTTGTTTATGACAAAAGCAAACTGCCGAATCCGCCGAAAAGCCTGAAGGAGCTGGTGGAAAGCGACCGCCCGTTAAAAGTGATCTACGAAGATCCGCGCACCAGCACGCCGGGGCTGGGGCTGCTGCTGTGGATGCAGAAAGTGTACGGCGATAACAGTCAGCAGGCCTGGCAGCAGTTGAGCAAAAAAACCGTCACCGTCACCAAAGGCTGGAGCGAAGCCTACGGCCTGTTCCTGAAAGGGGAAAGCGATATGGTGCTGAGCTACAGCTCCTCGCCGGCTTATCACCTGATTGAAGAAAAAAAGGATCGCTACGCGGCGGCTGATTTTAGCGAAGGCCATTACCTACAGGTTGAGGTGGTCGGTCAGCTGAAGGCCAGCCAACAACCACAGCTGGCGCAGCAGTTTATGCAGTTTGTACTGAGCCAGCCCTTCCAGCAGCACATGGCCAGCGGCAACTGGATGTACCCGGCGATGAAAACCCCTCTGCCTGAGGGTTTCGCTGCCCTGACGGTGCCGAAAACCACGTTACAGTACGGCCCGCAAGACGTGGCGCGCCAACGCAGCCAGTGGATCGGTGAATGGCAACGCGCCGTCAGCCGCTGA
- the leuA gene encoding 2-isopropylmalate synthase: MSQQVIIFDTTLRDGEQALQASLSVKEKLQIALALERMGVDVMEVGFPVSSPGDFESVQTIARQIKSSRVCGLARCVEKDIDAAYEALRVADAYRIHTFLATSPMHIATKLRSTLPEVIERAVKMIKRARNYTDDVEFSCEDGGRTPIDDLCRVVEAAINAGATTINIPDTVGYTLPYEYASIFSALRARVPNIDKAILSVHTHDDLGMAVGNALAAVNAGARQIEGAMNGLGERAGNCALEETIMAIKTRGQLMNVHTRIHHQEIYRTCQTVSKICNMPIPAHKAIIGSNAFAHSSGIHQDGVLKNRENYEILTPESIGLKQVQLNLTSRSGRAAVKHRMEEMGYGEDEYNMDRLYDAFKALADKKGQVFDYDLEALAFISQQSEEPEYFRLDTFNVQSGSSVIATATVQLCCGDQQKTEAATGNGPVDAVYQAINRMTEFNAELISYQLTAKGHGKDALGQVDIVVQYNGRKFHGVGLATDIVESSAKAMVNALNTIWRARQVEQELQRKSQVKDHKETV, translated from the coding sequence ATGAGCCAACAAGTCATTATTTTTGATACCACTCTGCGCGATGGCGAGCAGGCATTACAGGCCAGTCTGAGTGTGAAAGAAAAGCTGCAGATTGCCCTGGCGCTGGAGCGGATGGGGGTTGATGTCATGGAGGTCGGTTTCCCGGTCTCTTCCCCCGGGGATTTTGAATCGGTACAAACCATTGCCCGCCAGATCAAGAGCAGCCGGGTGTGTGGCCTGGCACGCTGTGTGGAAAAGGATATCGACGCGGCTTATGAAGCGCTGCGCGTGGCGGATGCCTATCGTATTCACACCTTCCTGGCGACCTCACCGATGCATATCGCCACCAAACTGCGCAGCACCCTGCCGGAAGTGATTGAACGCGCCGTGAAGATGATTAAGCGCGCACGCAATTACACCGACGACGTGGAGTTCTCCTGCGAAGACGGCGGTCGTACCCCGATTGACGACCTGTGCCGCGTGGTGGAAGCCGCGATTAACGCCGGTGCCACCACCATCAATATCCCCGATACCGTGGGTTATACCTTACCTTACGAATACGCCAGTATTTTCAGCGCGCTGCGCGCACGCGTGCCGAATATTGATAAAGCGATCCTGTCGGTGCATACCCACGACGATCTGGGCATGGCCGTCGGTAATGCGCTGGCGGCGGTGAATGCCGGTGCGCGTCAGATCGAAGGGGCAATGAACGGACTGGGTGAACGCGCCGGTAACTGCGCGCTGGAAGAGACCATTATGGCGATCAAAACTCGTGGTCAGCTGATGAACGTGCATACGCGCATCCATCACCAGGAAATCTACCGCACCTGTCAGACCGTGAGCAAAATCTGCAATATGCCGATCCCGGCGCATAAGGCAATTATTGGATCCAACGCATTTGCGCACTCTTCCGGTATTCACCAGGACGGCGTACTGAAAAACCGCGAAAACTACGAGATCCTGACGCCGGAATCGATCGGCCTGAAACAGGTACAGTTGAACCTGACCTCGCGTTCCGGCCGCGCCGCCGTGAAACACCGCATGGAAGAGATGGGCTACGGCGAAGACGAATACAACATGGACAGGCTGTACGACGCGTTCAAGGCGCTGGCCGATAAAAAAGGCCAGGTGTTTGATTACGATCTGGAGGCGCTGGCATTTATCAGTCAACAGTCGGAAGAACCGGAATACTTCAGGCTGGATACGTTCAACGTGCAGTCCGGCTCCAGCGTCATTGCCACCGCCACCGTGCAGCTGTGCTGCGGCGACCAACAGAAAACCGAAGCCGCTACCGGAAACGGTCCGGTCGACGCGGTTTATCAGGCAATAAACCGTATGACTGAATTCAACGCCGAGCTGATCAGTTATCAGTTGACCGCCAAAGGCCACGGTAAAGACGCGCTGGGCCAGGTCGATATTGTGGTGCAGTACAACGGCCGCAAATTCCACGGCGTCGGCCTGGCGACCGATATCGTCGAATCCTCGGCAAAAGCGATGGTAAACGCGCTGAACACCATCTGGCGCGCGCGTCAGGTTGAGCAGGAATTACAGCGTAAGTCCCAGGTCAAAGATCACAAGGAAACCGTATAA
- the sgrR gene encoding HTH-type transcriptional regulator SgrR gives MPSKRLQQQFIRLWQCCEGQPQETTLSDLAVQLSCSRRHMRNLLNAMQQQGWLAWQAEAGRGKRSALTFHYSGLALQQQRAQELLDRDHIDLLVQMVGDKGRVRQMLLSHLGRSFRQGKHILRVLYYRPLLNLLPGTPLRRSETHLARQIFNGLARINEENGEVEPDIAHHWQQISPLHWRFFVRPAIHFHHGRELEIEDVITTLQRLTPQPLFSHLTRIECPTPWTLDIHLSHPDGWLPWLLASVSAMILPKEWPSLRNFSRQPLGTGAYAVERNQHSQLRIAAFDDYFGYRALIDEVNIWVLPEISDELVYSGVKLHSENSDEKSEESRLEEGCYFLLFDQRSAQGRNEQLRRWISTIFNPIALLNHSGIAYQRYWFPAYGLLPRWHHRRHMATAEKPAGLMSLTITWYSDHIEHQGIANALGPILAAHGVELITQEIDYERWHRGEAQSDLWLGSANFTLPLEFSLFSMLYEMPLLHHCVPIDWHETARQWREQRLPLADWCKQLIDSHYLHPLFHHWLLLHGQRSMRGVRMNTLGWFDFKSAWFAPPDDETFAATTKPLE, from the coding sequence ATGCCATCGAAGCGTTTGCAGCAGCAGTTTATCCGGCTCTGGCAGTGCTGCGAAGGCCAGCCGCAGGAAACCACGCTCAGTGATTTGGCGGTGCAGCTCAGTTGTTCACGTCGCCATATGCGTAATTTGCTCAACGCCATGCAGCAGCAGGGATGGCTGGCATGGCAGGCCGAAGCCGGGCGCGGCAAACGTTCCGCCCTGACTTTCCATTACAGCGGGCTGGCCCTGCAACAGCAGCGGGCGCAAGAACTGCTCGATCGCGACCATATCGACCTGCTGGTGCAGATGGTAGGGGACAAGGGGCGCGTGCGCCAGATGCTGCTTTCCCATCTGGGCCGCAGCTTTCGCCAGGGCAAGCATATTCTGCGCGTGCTGTATTACCGCCCGCTGCTCAATCTACTGCCCGGCACGCCGCTCAGGCGTTCGGAAACCCATCTGGCACGGCAGATCTTCAACGGTCTGGCACGGATAAATGAGGAAAATGGGGAAGTCGAGCCGGACATCGCCCATCACTGGCAGCAGATTAGCCCGTTACACTGGCGCTTCTTTGTTCGTCCGGCCATCCATTTTCACCACGGGCGTGAACTGGAGATCGAGGATGTCATCACCACGCTGCAACGGCTAACGCCCCAGCCGCTGTTCAGCCATTTGACGCGCATCGAGTGCCCCACACCGTGGACGCTGGATATTCATCTGAGCCATCCCGACGGCTGGCTGCCCTGGCTACTGGCCAGCGTAAGCGCGATGATCCTGCCGAAGGAGTGGCCATCACTGCGTAACTTCTCACGTCAGCCGCTGGGAACCGGGGCCTACGCGGTGGAGCGCAACCAGCACAGCCAGCTACGCATTGCTGCCTTTGATGATTATTTCGGCTATCGGGCGCTGATAGACGAAGTCAACATCTGGGTGCTGCCGGAGATCAGCGACGAGCTGGTCTATTCCGGCGTCAAGCTGCATAGCGAAAACAGCGATGAGAAATCAGAAGAGAGCCGTCTGGAAGAGGGCTGCTACTTTCTGCTGTTCGACCAGCGTTCAGCACAGGGGCGCAACGAGCAGCTACGGCGCTGGATCAGTACCATTTTCAATCCCATCGCCCTGCTGAATCACAGCGGGATTGCCTACCAGCGCTACTGGTTCCCCGCTTACGGCCTGCTGCCACGCTGGCATCATCGCCGCCATATGGCGACGGCGGAAAAACCGGCTGGTCTGATGTCGCTGACCATCACCTGGTACAGTGACCATATTGAACACCAGGGCATTGCTAACGCGCTTGGCCCGATCCTCGCCGCGCACGGCGTCGAACTGATAACCCAGGAGATCGACTATGAGCGCTGGCATCGCGGCGAGGCGCAGAGCGATCTGTGGCTCGGCAGCGCCAACTTCACGCTGCCGCTGGAGTTTTCCCTGTTCTCCATGCTGTATGAAATGCCGCTGCTCCACCACTGTGTCCCCATCGACTGGCATGAGACGGCGCGCCAGTGGCGCGAGCAGCGGCTGCCGCTGGCAGACTGGTGCAAACAGCTGATTGACAGTCACTATCTGCACCCGCTGTTCCACCACTGGCTGCTGCTGCACGGCCAGCGCAGTATGCGCGGCGTACGCATGAATACCCTCGGCTGGTTCGATTTTAAATCTGCCTGGTTTGCCCCGCCTGATGATGAGACTTTCGCCGCAACGACGAAACCACTAGAATAA
- the leuC gene encoding 3-isopropylmalate dehydratase large subunit, which yields MKTLYEKLFDAHVVHETHGETPLIYIDRHLVHEVTSAQAFDGLRAHGRAVRQPSKTFATMDHNVSTQSRDINASGEMARIQMSTLVKNCEAFGVQLFDLSHPFQGIVHVMGPEQGLSLPGMTLVCGDSHTSTHGALGALAFGIGTSEVEHVLATQTLKQSRAKTMKIEVRGDTAAGITAKDIALAIIGKTGSGGGNGHVVEFCGAAVEALSMEGRMTLCNMAIELGAKAGLIAPDDTTFSYVKGRRYAPKEAEWQQAVDYWRTLHTDEGARFDKVVIIDAAAIAPQVTWGTHPGQVIAVSDPIPDPASFSDPLERASAEKALAYMGLKPGIRLTDVPIDKVFIGSCTNSRIEDLRAAAAIVKGQKIAKGVQGYVVPGSGPVKAQAEAEGLDRIFIAAGFEWRLPGCSMCLAMNNDRLQPGERCASTSNRNFEGRQGRGGLTHLVSPAMAAAAAVAGHFADIRELA from the coding sequence ATGAAGACACTGTACGAGAAGCTGTTTGATGCGCATGTCGTGCATGAAACCCACGGCGAAACGCCGCTGATTTATATCGACAGGCACCTGGTGCATGAAGTGACCTCTGCCCAGGCCTTTGACGGTCTGCGCGCCCACGGTCGTGCGGTGCGCCAGCCGTCGAAAACCTTTGCCACCATGGATCACAACGTGTCTACCCAGTCGCGCGATATTAACGCCAGCGGCGAAATGGCGCGCATCCAGATGTCAACGCTTGTGAAAAACTGTGAAGCCTTTGGCGTACAGCTGTTTGACCTCAGTCACCCGTTCCAGGGGATCGTCCATGTGATGGGGCCGGAACAGGGGCTGTCGCTGCCCGGCATGACCCTCGTCTGCGGTGATTCCCACACATCCACCCACGGCGCTCTGGGGGCGCTGGCGTTCGGCATCGGCACCTCGGAAGTGGAACACGTTCTGGCTACCCAGACACTGAAGCAGTCACGCGCCAAAACCATGAAGATCGAAGTGCGTGGTGACACGGCGGCGGGCATCACCGCCAAAGATATTGCGCTGGCGATTATCGGCAAAACCGGCAGCGGCGGTGGTAACGGTCACGTTGTCGAATTCTGCGGTGCGGCGGTGGAAGCCCTGAGCATGGAAGGCCGCATGACGCTGTGTAATATGGCGATTGAGCTGGGCGCTAAGGCCGGATTAATCGCCCCGGACGACACCACGTTCAGCTACGTAAAAGGCCGTCGTTATGCCCCCAAAGAGGCCGAATGGCAGCAGGCGGTCGACTACTGGCGCACCCTGCACACCGATGAGGGCGCGCGCTTTGACAAGGTGGTGATTATCGATGCTGCGGCCATTGCCCCCCAGGTAACCTGGGGAACCCATCCCGGACAGGTGATCGCCGTCAGCGATCCGATCCCCGATCCGGCCTCTTTCAGCGATCCGCTGGAGCGCGCCTCGGCGGAAAAAGCGCTGGCCTATATGGGGCTCAAGCCCGGTATCCGTCTGACCGACGTCCCCATCGATAAGGTGTTTATCGGTTCCTGTACCAACTCGCGCATTGAAGATCTGCGTGCGGCGGCAGCAATCGTCAAAGGGCAAAAAATTGCCAAGGGCGTACAGGGTTATGTGGTGCCAGGTTCCGGCCCGGTGAAGGCGCAGGCGGAAGCGGAAGGGCTGGATCGCATCTTTATTGCTGCCGGATTTGAATGGCGTTTGCCGGGCTGTTCAATGTGCCTGGCGATGAATAATGACCGCCTGCAGCCGGGTGAACGCTGTGCGTCAACCAGCAACCGTAACTTTGAAGGCCGCCAGGGGCGCGGCGGGCTTACTCATCTGGTCAGTCCGGCGATGGCGGCAGCGGCAGCGGTAGCCGGTCACTTTGCCGATATCCGCGAGCTGGCGTAA
- the leuD gene encoding 3-isopropylmalate dehydratase small subunit, with product MAKKLTQHSGIVVPLDAANVDTDAIIPKQFLQMVTRTGFGRNLFYDWRYLDAEGQIANPDFVLNKPEFSAASIMLTRENFGCGSSREHAPWALTDYGIQAIVGSGFADIFANNAFNNQLLLVTLSEQQVDELFQLVATRPGVSFTVDLQNQQVQAGDNVYPFAIDSFRRHCLLNGLDAIGLTLQHEADISAYERQQRSFLR from the coding sequence ATGGCGAAAAAATTGACTCAACATAGCGGCATCGTGGTGCCGCTGGATGCCGCCAACGTCGATACCGATGCGATTATCCCCAAGCAGTTTTTGCAGATGGTGACGCGCACCGGCTTTGGCCGCAACCTGTTCTACGACTGGCGCTACCTCGATGCCGAAGGGCAGATTGCCAACCCGGATTTCGTGCTGAATAAACCCGAGTTCAGCGCTGCCAGCATCATGCTGACGCGCGAAAACTTTGGCTGCGGCTCATCGCGTGAACATGCGCCCTGGGCGTTAACCGACTACGGTATTCAGGCGATCGTCGGCTCTGGTTTTGCGGACATCTTTGCCAATAACGCCTTCAATAATCAGCTGTTACTGGTGACGCTAAGCGAGCAGCAGGTCGATGAACTGTTTCAGCTGGTGGCGACACGTCCGGGGGTAAGCTTCACCGTCGACCTGCAAAATCAGCAGGTACAGGCAGGCGATAACGTTTACCCGTTCGCTATCGATTCTTTCCGCCGTCACTGTCTGCTTAATGGCCTGGATGCCATTGGCCTGACCTTGCAGCATGAGGCTGATATCAGCGCCTATGAGCGGCAGCAGCGGTCATTTCTGCGCTGA
- a CDS encoding MFS transporter, translated as MKALLSRRRRIHPVYLAFMAVSFMVGIAGALQSPTLSLFLSREVGVRPFWIGLFYTLNAIAGIIVSLLLAKRSDNQGDRRMLILFCCVVAIANAVLFAFNRHYLTLVIAGVLLSSIASVAMPQIFALAREYADSSAREAVMFSSVMRAQLSLAWVIGPPLSFAIAFNYGFTTMFMVAALLFLVCVALIWFALPSVPRAENSAAVPLTDISGWKHRDVRMLFIASVFMWTCNTMYVIDMPLYISGVLGLPDKLAGLLMGTAAGLEIPVMLLAGHYVKRFGKRPMMLLAVGCGGLFYLGLVLFHGRTALMLLQLLNAGFIGIIAGIGMIWFQDLMPGRPGSATTLFTNSISTGVILAGVLQGVMAETFGHHAVYWLASLLALISFALCWQVKEARQPQPVALS; from the coding sequence ATGAAAGCGCTTTTGAGCCGTCGTCGTCGTATTCATCCGGTCTATCTGGCTTTTATGGCGGTTTCATTTATGGTCGGCATCGCCGGCGCATTGCAGTCTCCCACCCTGAGCCTGTTCCTCAGCCGCGAGGTAGGCGTACGACCATTCTGGATCGGGCTGTTTTATACGCTGAATGCGATAGCGGGAATTATCGTCAGCCTGCTACTGGCAAAGCGTTCAGATAATCAGGGCGACCGGCGCATGCTGATCCTGTTCTGCTGCGTGGTGGCCATTGCCAACGCGGTGCTGTTTGCCTTTAACCGCCATTATCTGACGCTGGTCATCGCCGGCGTGCTGCTATCGTCGATTGCCAGCGTGGCAATGCCGCAGATATTCGCCCTGGCGCGTGAATATGCCGACAGCTCGGCGCGTGAAGCGGTGATGTTCAGCTCGGTAATGCGTGCGCAGCTGTCGCTGGCATGGGTTATTGGCCCGCCACTTTCATTCGCCATTGCATTTAATTACGGTTTTACTACCATGTTCATGGTGGCAGCACTGCTGTTTTTAGTCTGCGTGGCGCTGATCTGGTTTGCGCTGCCGTCGGTGCCGCGTGCGGAGAACAGCGCTGCGGTGCCTCTTACCGATATCAGCGGCTGGAAGCATCGCGATGTGCGCATGCTGTTTATTGCATCGGTGTTTATGTGGACCTGCAATACCATGTATGTGATTGATATGCCTTTGTATATCAGCGGCGTGCTCGGGCTGCCTGATAAGCTGGCTGGCCTGCTGATGGGGACGGCGGCCGGGTTGGAGATCCCCGTGATGCTGCTGGCCGGGCATTATGTGAAACGTTTTGGTAAACGCCCGATGATGCTGCTGGCCGTGGGCTGCGGTGGGTTGTTTTATCTCGGGCTGGTGCTGTTTCATGGCCGCACCGCATTAATGCTGCTACAGCTGCTTAATGCGGGGTTTATCGGCATTATTGCCGGGATAGGTATGATCTGGTTTCAGGATCTGATGCCCGGCCGCCCGGGTTCTGCCACCACGCTGTTTACCAACAGCATTTCCACCGGGGTGATTCTGGCCGGGGTGCTGCAGGGCGTAATGGCGGAAACCTTCGGCCACCATGCGGTTTACTGGCTGGCATCGCTACTGGCGCTGATTTCATTCGCTTTATGCTGGCAGGTGAAGGAGGCGCGCCAGCCACAACCGGTGGCGCTCTCATAG
- the thiP gene encoding thiamine/thiamine pyrophosphate ABC transporter permease ThiP gives MATRRQPLIPGWLLPGALAAWLLTSVAVLTFFALWQNAPATDWRGVWQDGYLWHVLRFSLWQALLSAALSVLPAIPLARALYRRRFPGRTALLRLCAMTLVLPVLVAVFGILSVYGRSGWLAQFCALLGIDYAFTPYGLQGILLAHVFFNLPLAGRLLLQALEQIPTEQRQLAAQLGLSGWWHFRIVEWPWLRRQILPAAALIFMLCFASFATVLSLGGGPQATTIELAIFQALSFDYDPGRAALLALLQMLCCLALVTLSQRLSKAIPAGSNGLSDWRNPEDSRGARVLDAVVIAAALLLILPPLLAVVADGLNRSLSGVLQQPALWQAMLTSLRIALAAGALCVLLTMMLLWSSRELRLDQRPRWGQTLELSGMLILAMPGIVLATGFFLLLNQTVGLPESADGIVAFTNALMAIPYAMKVLENPLRDIAERYNRLCLSLDIRGWNRLRLIELRALQRPLAQALAFACVLSMGDFGAVALFGNENFRTLPFYLYQQIGSYRSSDGAVTALLLLLLCLLLFTLIEKLPGRHVKPD, from the coding sequence ATGGCAACGCGCCGTCAGCCGCTGATCCCCGGCTGGCTGCTGCCTGGCGCCCTCGCCGCATGGCTTCTGACCAGCGTTGCCGTGCTGACGTTTTTTGCCCTGTGGCAAAACGCGCCGGCCACCGACTGGCGCGGCGTCTGGCAGGACGGCTATCTGTGGCACGTTCTGCGTTTCTCCCTGTGGCAGGCGCTGCTGTCGGCCGCGCTGTCGGTGCTGCCGGCCATTCCGCTGGCTCGCGCCCTGTACCGTCGCCGCTTTCCCGGGCGTACTGCTCTGCTACGCCTGTGTGCGATGACCCTGGTGCTGCCGGTGCTGGTGGCGGTATTTGGCATCCTGAGCGTTTATGGACGCAGCGGCTGGCTGGCACAGTTCTGCGCCCTGCTCGGTATTGACTACGCCTTTACGCCGTACGGCCTGCAGGGCATCCTGCTGGCGCACGTCTTTTTCAATCTGCCGCTGGCTGGCCGCCTGCTGCTGCAGGCGCTGGAACAGATCCCCACGGAACAGCGTCAGCTCGCCGCACAGCTGGGATTAAGCGGCTGGTGGCATTTTCGCATTGTCGAATGGCCGTGGCTGCGGCGGCAGATCCTGCCCGCTGCCGCTCTGATCTTTATGCTGTGCTTTGCCAGCTTTGCCACCGTGCTGTCGCTTGGCGGCGGTCCGCAGGCTACCACCATCGAGCTGGCGATCTTCCAGGCACTGAGCTTTGACTACGATCCGGGGCGTGCCGCGCTGCTGGCGCTGTTACAGATGCTGTGCTGCCTGGCGCTGGTGACCTTGAGCCAGCGCCTGAGTAAAGCCATCCCGGCGGGCAGCAACGGCCTCAGTGACTGGCGCAATCCCGAGGATAGCCGGGGCGCACGCGTGCTGGACGCAGTGGTTATCGCCGCCGCCCTGCTGCTGATCCTGCCGCCGCTGCTGGCGGTAGTGGCCGATGGCCTTAACCGCAGCCTGAGCGGCGTGCTGCAGCAGCCGGCGCTGTGGCAGGCGATGCTGACATCGCTGCGCATTGCCCTTGCCGCCGGCGCCCTGTGCGTGCTGCTGACGATGATGCTACTGTGGAGCAGCCGCGAACTGCGGCTGGATCAGCGCCCGCGCTGGGGGCAGACGCTGGAACTGAGCGGCATGCTGATCCTTGCCATGCCGGGTATTGTGCTGGCGACCGGCTTTTTCCTGCTGCTGAATCAGACCGTCGGGCTGCCCGAATCAGCGGACGGCATCGTCGCCTTTACCAATGCGCTGATGGCCATCCCCTATGCGATGAAGGTGCTGGAAAACCCGCTGCGCGATATTGCCGAACGCTACAACCGCCTGTGCCTGTCGCTGGATATTCGCGGCTGGAACCGTCTGCGGCTGATTGAGCTACGTGCGTTGCAGCGCCCGCTGGCCCAGGCGCTGGCCTTTGCCTGCGTGCTGTCGATGGGGGATTTTGGCGCGGTGGCGCTGTTCGGTAACGAGAACTTCCGCACGCTGCCTTTCTACCTGTATCAGCAGATTGGATCCTATCGCAGCAGCGACGGCGCGGTAACCGCACTGCTGCTGTTGCTGCTATGCCTGCTGCTCTTTACCCTGATTGAAAAACTGCCGGGGCGCCATGTTAAGCCTGACTAA